GGTATTTGAAAATTGCTGCTTCTAACGCTTCTTGTCCCATCACAGAACAGTGCATTTTGGCTTCTGGTAATCCACCCAAGTATTCAGCAATCTCTTTATTGGTGACTTTCAGCGCTGCATCTAAGGTAAGACCTTTAATTAACTCAGTCAAAGCCGAAGAAGATGCGATCGCACTTGTACAGCCAAAAGTTTGAAACCGAGCATCAAGAATCTTATCGCTGTCTACTTCTATTTTCAGGTGCAGTCTCAAAGCATCACCGCAAGCAATACTGCCCACTTCACCAAAAACCACTGCTACACCTGATTCATCGCTATTTTCAATTGCACCTTGGTTTTTGGGGTTGTAAAAAAGTTCTAGTACCTTATCAGTATAATCCCACATGACCGCTTTCAGATTGTGTATGAATTATTGAATATTCGACATTAGGTATAAAGTAAAACTTCCCCCTCTGCCCCTCTGCTTCCTCTGCTCCCTCTGCTCTCTTAGTGAGCCAAAGCCTCTTCCCTTCCTTGCAGCCAGTCGGCTTGGTCGTTATTAAAGGGAGAAATAGTGCGTAAACGTTCAACAATTGGCGGCATTACTTCTAAAACTCGGTCTATCTCGGCTTCAGTGGTGTAACGTGAAAGACTGAAGCGAATCGAACCGTGTAAAGTGGTATATGGTAATCCCATTGCCCGCAAAACATGGGAGGGTTCCAAAGAACCAGAAGTACAAGCGGAACCAGAAGACGCACAGATACCGTATTGGTTGAGGGATAATAAAATCGCTTCGCCTTCGATATATTTGAAACCGATGCTGGTGGTGTTGGGTAATCTTTGCGTAATATCACCGTTAACTTCGGTATCATTAATTGTAGATAGTAAACCTTTTTCTAGGCGATCGCGTAATGCTTTTTCCCGTTGCACATCTTTTAAATGTACCTGAGCTAATTCCGCAGCTTTGCCTAAACCAATAATACCGGGAACATTCTCTGTACCTGCTCTGCGTCCCCGTTCTTGATGTCCGCCAATTAACAGGGGACGGAACCTCACACCGCGTCTGACGTACAACGCACCCATACCTTTGGGAGCATGGAGTTTATGACCGGAGAGGGTGAGCATATCAATGCTGCTGGTCTTGAGGTTGAGGGGAATTTTACCCACAGCTTGCACTGCATCTACATGAAAGATAGCACCTGCATCCTTTGCCCACAACCCAATCTGCTCGATGGGGAAGACTACACCGGTTTCATTGTTGGCGTACATGGTGGAAACTAAAGCAGTATTGCCAGTTAAGGAGGCTTCTAGTTCCATCAAGTCAATTTGACCCTTGCGGTCTACAGAGAGGTAGGTGACTGTGTAACCTTGTTTTTCCAGTAGTTTGCAGACATTGAGGATAGCTGCATGTTCTACTTGAGTGGTAATAATGTGGCGCTTATCGGGTTGGGCGGCTAAAGCGGCTTTGATAGCTGCATTATTGCCTTCAGTACCGCAACTGGTGAAGATAATTTCCGAATCTTCTGCACCCAACAAAGCTGCAACTTGCGCTCTCGCTTCTCTGACTGCTTTTCCTACTTGTCCGCCAAAGCTGTGCATCGAAGAAGGATTACCGTAAAACTCGGTGAGGTAGGGCAGCATTGCCTGTATAACTTGTTCATCTACCTTGGTTGTAGCATTATTATCTAAATAAATTACATTCATGCTTCCAGACTCATCACATCTTGTTTACGCTGGGAAAATTGCTCGGAAAGTTTTTGAGAGTACAGATTAAACCAGCGTTCCCAGTAATCTGCTTGATAAGTTCCTTTTAACTTCGCCACTAAACGGTCGTGAGTAGCAAACCAAGATTCCCAGTAATCAGTCAGTGCTTTTACGCAACCATCTTGTATCGGACATTCGGCGGCACATTGGGCTACACCATAAGCACCAACACAGTTTGTACAAAGG
The genomic region above belongs to Calothrix sp. NIES-2098 and contains:
- a CDS encoding aromatic amino acid beta-eliminating lyase/threonine aldolase, whose amino-acid sequence is MNVIYLDNNATTKVDEQVIQAMLPYLTEFYGNPSSMHSFGGQVGKAVREARAQVAALLGAEDSEIIFTSCGTEGNNAAIKAALAAQPDKRHIITTQVEHAAILNVCKLLEKQGYTVTYLSVDRKGQIDLMELEASLTGNTALVSTMYANNETGVVFPIEQIGLWAKDAGAIFHVDAVQAVGKIPLNLKTSSIDMLTLSGHKLHAPKGMGALYVRRGVRFRPLLIGGHQERGRRAGTENVPGIIGLGKAAELAQVHLKDVQREKALRDRLEKGLLSTINDTEVNGDITQRLPNTTSIGFKYIEGEAILLSLNQYGICASSGSACTSGSLEPSHVLRAMGLPYTTLHGSIRFSLSRYTTEAEIDRVLEVMPPIVERLRTISPFNNDQADWLQGREEALAH